One region of Microbacterium sufflavum genomic DNA includes:
- a CDS encoding 1-phosphofructokinase family hexose kinase, which translates to MILTVTPNPALDLTWRVDRLVEGGTHRADAGAARAGGKGLNVARVAHAQGAPVLAVTTAGGRVGAEFADELSASGVPHVLVPVAAETRRSIALVDESAGDTTIVNERGVSPSDAEWGAVLAEVVERLAAAGVLVISGSVPPGTPEALLPMLIAVARDAGVPVIVDTSGPALLRAADAGATVLKPNAAELAEATGIDDPVHAARTLLERGAELVLLSLGADGMLAVTDDELVHARLDEPLAGNPTGAGDAGVAACAVLYAEGERDPETVLRRATAWSAAAVLMPLAGDISPRWTALAQHLRVTRPDPALFRKDPS; encoded by the coding sequence GTGATCCTCACCGTCACGCCCAACCCCGCGCTCGACCTGACCTGGCGCGTCGACCGGCTCGTGGAGGGCGGCACCCACCGCGCCGACGCGGGGGCCGCGCGCGCGGGCGGCAAGGGCCTCAACGTGGCCAGGGTCGCGCATGCGCAGGGCGCGCCCGTGCTCGCCGTCACGACCGCGGGCGGCCGCGTGGGCGCCGAGTTCGCGGACGAGCTGAGCGCCAGCGGCGTCCCGCACGTGCTCGTGCCCGTCGCGGCGGAGACCCGGCGCAGCATCGCCCTCGTCGACGAGTCCGCGGGCGACACCACCATCGTGAACGAGCGCGGCGTCAGCCCCTCCGACGCGGAATGGGGGGCGGTGCTGGCCGAGGTGGTCGAGCGGCTCGCCGCGGCGGGCGTGCTCGTGATCTCGGGCAGCGTGCCGCCGGGCACCCCCGAGGCGCTGCTGCCGATGCTGATCGCCGTGGCGCGTGACGCCGGCGTGCCCGTGATCGTCGACACCTCGGGCCCCGCGCTGCTGCGGGCCGCCGACGCCGGGGCCACCGTGCTCAAGCCCAACGCCGCCGAGCTCGCCGAAGCCACCGGCATCGACGACCCGGTGCACGCCGCCCGCACCCTGCTGGAGCGCGGTGCCGAGCTCGTGCTGCTCTCGCTGGGCGCCGACGGCATGCTCGCGGTGACCGACGACGAGCTCGTGCACGCGCGACTCGACGAGCCCCTCGCGGGGAACCCGACCGGTGCGGGCGACGCCGGGGTCGCCGCCTGCGCCGTGCTGTACGCCGAGGGCGAGCGCGACCCCGAGACGGTGCTCCGCCGCGCGACGGCCTGGTCGGCGGCGGCCGTGCTCATGCCGCTCGCCGGCGACATCTCGCCCCGCTGGACCGCGCTCGCGCAGCACCTGCGCGTGACCCGCCCCGACCCCGCCCTGTTTCGAAAGGACCCCTCGTGA
- a CDS encoding class II fructose-bisphosphate aldolase, which yields MTLVSARELVTAASDAGTGIGAFNVIHLETAEGLVRAAALAGLPVILQISQNCADYHGGLEPIALASLALARRAETPVAVHLDHAERPELVDEAVALGFGSVMFDGGALPYDENVALTAEVAARAHRAGVFVEGELGEVGGKDGAHAPGVRTDPDEARAFVAATGVDALAVAVGSSHAMTDRTASLDLDLIARLRAALRGAGAAGADVPLVLHGSSGVADAVIADAVRAGMTKINVSTHLNGFFTRAVRDVLDRDERLVDSRKYLAPARDALAQEAARMLRLFALQTDTAAAG from the coding sequence GTGACCCTCGTCTCCGCCAGAGAACTCGTCACCGCCGCCTCGGACGCCGGAACCGGCATCGGCGCGTTCAACGTGATCCACCTCGAGACCGCGGAGGGCCTGGTTCGCGCCGCCGCCCTCGCGGGACTCCCGGTGATCCTGCAGATCTCGCAGAACTGCGCCGACTATCACGGCGGCCTGGAGCCCATCGCGCTCGCCTCGCTCGCGCTGGCCCGCCGGGCGGAGACACCGGTCGCGGTGCACCTCGACCACGCCGAACGACCGGAGCTGGTCGACGAGGCCGTCGCGCTCGGCTTCGGCTCCGTCATGTTCGACGGCGGCGCGCTGCCCTACGACGAGAACGTCGCGCTGACGGCCGAGGTCGCCGCGCGCGCACACCGGGCTGGCGTGTTCGTGGAGGGCGAGCTGGGCGAGGTGGGCGGCAAGGACGGCGCGCACGCACCCGGAGTGCGCACCGACCCCGACGAGGCCAGGGCCTTCGTGGCCGCGACCGGGGTGGACGCCCTCGCGGTGGCGGTCGGCTCGTCGCACGCCATGACCGACCGCACGGCGTCGCTCGACCTCGACCTCATCGCGCGGCTACGGGCGGCACTGCGCGGCGCCGGGGCGGCCGGGGCGGACGTGCCCCTCGTGCTGCACGGCTCGTCCGGGGTGGCCGACGCCGTGATCGCCGACGCGGTGCGGGCGGGCATGACCAAGATCAACGTCTCGACCCATCTGAACGGCTTCTTCACGCGGGCCGTGCGCGATGTGCTGGACCGCGACGAGCGGCTGGTCGACTCCCGGAAGTACCTCGCACCCGCCCGCGACGCGCTGGCGCAGGAGGCGGCGCGGATGCTGCGGCTGTTCGCGCTGCAGACCGACACGGCGGCCGCGGGATGA
- a CDS encoding DeoR/GlpR family DNA-binding transcription regulator, with amino-acid sequence MKRAARLNAILDLLAASGEVTVDELVDRFGASPATTRRDLDTLAEQRLLTRTHGGAVAQTVAYELPIRYKSHLRTHEKASIAQAAADLVSPGMVVGLSGGTTTTAIAAALAAREDLAADGGVTVVTNAVNIAAQLATRPDIKVVVTGGVIHSRTYELVGPFVEQLLRGVRLDIAFLGVNGMDAAAGATTQDEREAAVNRMMAERARRAVVVTDGSKLGVEAFSAVGGPELFHTVITDRGAEPALVEALRNAGYVVLLA; translated from the coding sequence GTGAAGCGGGCGGCACGGCTGAACGCGATCCTCGACCTGCTCGCCGCCAGCGGTGAGGTCACGGTGGACGAGCTCGTCGACCGGTTCGGCGCCTCGCCGGCCACCACCCGCCGCGACCTCGACACCCTGGCCGAGCAGCGCCTGCTCACGCGCACGCACGGCGGTGCGGTGGCGCAGACGGTCGCCTACGAGCTGCCCATCCGCTACAAGAGCCACCTGCGCACGCACGAGAAGGCGAGCATCGCCCAGGCCGCGGCCGACCTGGTGTCGCCCGGCATGGTGGTGGGTCTCTCCGGGGGCACCACGACGACCGCGATCGCGGCCGCCCTCGCCGCCAGGGAGGACCTGGCCGCCGACGGCGGCGTCACGGTCGTCACGAACGCGGTCAACATCGCGGCACAGCTCGCCACGCGGCCCGACATCAAGGTCGTGGTCACCGGCGGCGTCATCCACTCCCGCACGTACGAGCTCGTGGGGCCGTTCGTGGAACAGCTGCTGCGCGGGGTGCGGCTCGACATCGCGTTCCTGGGCGTGAACGGCATGGACGCCGCGGCGGGTGCCACCACGCAGGACGAGCGCGAGGCCGCCGTGAACCGCATGATGGCCGAGCGTGCCCGGCGCGCGGTCGTGGTGACCGACGGCAGCAAGCTCGGCGTCGAGGCGTTCTCCGCGGTGGGCGGACCCGAGCTGTTCCACACCGTCATCACCGACCGCGGGGCCGAGCCCGCGCTGGTCGAGGCGCTGCGCAACGCCGGGTACGTCGTGCTCCTCGCCTGA
- a CDS encoding type II toxin-antitoxin system PemK/MazF family toxin: protein MADPDLAPGVIVWVSLEPVRGREQGGHRPVLLVASAGYLDAVTTLVIGLPITTTDRGWPNHIRIDGPSGLDRPSWVMTEQPRTLTRERITGVAGRVSADCLASVRLWLGDFLDL from the coding sequence ATGGCAGACCCTGATCTCGCCCCCGGAGTGATCGTCTGGGTGTCGTTGGAACCGGTGCGCGGCCGCGAACAGGGTGGACACCGACCCGTCCTCCTCGTCGCCTCCGCCGGGTATCTGGACGCCGTCACCACCCTGGTGATCGGCTTGCCGATCACCACGACCGACCGTGGGTGGCCCAATCACATCCGCATCGACGGGCCGAGCGGACTGGACCGTCCGTCCTGGGTCATGACCGAGCAGCCGCGCACGCTCACGCGGGAACGGATCACGGGCGTCGCGGGGAGGGTGTCCGCGGACTGTCTCGCCTCCGTCCGGCTGTGGCTGGGAGACTTCCTCGACCTGTGA
- a CDS encoding ROK family protein, which translates to MTPIDGADAIPDVEKDASGETLAAVRSLGPGAPALAFDVGGTDIKSALFDADGTALGLRRTPTPVVAGDRTHAILDRLDALAAELRDAHPEVVPQAVGLVVPGIVDADAGIGVFASNMGWRDAPLRDLARERLGLPVAFDHDVRAASWAEHRLGGARAYDDAVILVIGTGIAGALLVGGRPYTAGGYAGEIGHSPIADGPACPCGARGCLEAVASAGAIARRYREDTGVVPDGAKDVIARAAAGDEVAAVIWDSALDALTMSLAQLTAVVAPEAVVIGGGLSRAGGALFDELRRRLAARLSFHRLPVLVPAELSGNAGLIGAALRARELT; encoded by the coding sequence ATGACGCCGATCGACGGAGCGGACGCGATCCCCGACGTCGAGAAGGACGCCTCCGGCGAGACCCTCGCCGCGGTGCGCTCGCTCGGCCCCGGTGCCCCGGCGCTCGCGTTCGACGTGGGCGGCACCGACATCAAGTCGGCCCTCTTCGACGCCGACGGCACGGCGCTCGGGCTGCGGCGCACCCCGACGCCCGTCGTCGCCGGCGACCGCACGCACGCGATCCTCGACCGGCTGGACGCGCTCGCCGCCGAGCTTCGCGACGCACACCCCGAGGTCGTGCCGCAGGCGGTCGGCCTCGTGGTGCCCGGCATCGTCGACGCCGACGCGGGCATCGGGGTGTTCGCCAGCAACATGGGCTGGCGCGACGCCCCGCTGCGCGACCTCGCCCGCGAACGCCTCGGCCTGCCCGTCGCGTTCGACCACGACGTGCGCGCGGCCAGCTGGGCCGAGCACCGCCTCGGCGGAGCACGCGCCTACGACGACGCCGTGATCCTCGTCATCGGCACGGGCATCGCGGGCGCCCTCCTGGTGGGCGGACGGCCGTACACCGCGGGCGGCTACGCCGGCGAGATCGGCCACTCGCCCATCGCCGACGGCCCGGCCTGCCCGTGCGGCGCGCGCGGCTGCCTGGAGGCCGTCGCCTCCGCCGGTGCGATCGCCCGGCGCTATCGGGAGGACACCGGGGTCGTGCCCGACGGCGCGAAAGACGTGATCGCCAGGGCGGCCGCGGGTGACGAGGTCGCCGCCGTGATCTGGGACTCCGCGCTCGACGCGCTCACGATGTCGCTCGCGCAGCTCACTGCGGTGGTCGCCCCCGAGGCCGTGGTGATCGGCGGCGGGCTCTCGCGCGCCGGAGGAGCACTGTTCGACGAGCTGCGGCGCCGCCTGGCCGCGCGGCTCAGCTTCCACCGGCTGCCGGTGCTCGTGCCCGCCGAGCTCTCCGGCAACGCGGGTCTGATCGGTGCGGCCCTGCGGGCCAGGGAGCTGACGTGA
- a CDS encoding ribbon-helix-helix protein: MTTTIKVSDELRDRLKDQAARDGLTLGAHLAHLADAEDRRRRLESLRTAVALSSPEDAASHAAETAAWERVESADAS; this comes from the coding sequence ATGACCACGACGATCAAGGTGAGTGACGAGCTCCGCGATCGGCTGAAGGATCAGGCGGCTCGCGACGGGCTGACACTGGGCGCTCACCTCGCCCATCTCGCCGACGCCGAGGATCGCCGCCGACGCCTCGAGTCGCTGCGCACGGCGGTCGCCCTCTCCTCTCCCGAGGACGCCGCTTCGCATGCGGCCGAGACGGCGGCGTGGGAGCGGGTCGAATCGGCAGACGCCTCCTGA